A window of Cucurbita pepo subsp. pepo cultivar mu-cu-16 chromosome LG06, ASM280686v2, whole genome shotgun sequence contains these coding sequences:
- the LOC111796885 gene encoding cytochrome P450 CYP82D47-like, translating to MELTHSSAATFALLLFLYALFRIAFRRPRAHSRNNTLPPEAGGALPLIGHLHKLGATKPTHLTLAKMADAYGPIFTLRLGMNTALVVSSWEIARECFTTNDTIFASRPKGLASELLGYNYTVLSISPYGPYWRRVRKIATLELLTNHRLHQLQHIRISEVRSSIKKLYELNKRSGGRVRVEMRAWFGDVSLNTIFRMVVGKRFSTVFEGSGAEQYREAFRDLSELFGAFVPSDSFPFLSWLDLGGYKKAMNKTAKVVDQMVTKWIKEHREKKKSPGEGGVETKEQDFMDVMLSTVDDQEFCGFDADMVTKATCLMMILGASDTTTVTMTWALSLLLNNQPALNKAQLELDEKVGRSRQVKESDVKNLPYLQAIVKETMRLYPAAPLLIPHESAEDCTVSGYHIPARTRLIVNVQKLQKDPRVWEAPCEFRPERFLTSDTKFDMRGQNQQLMPFGCGRRICPGISFALQLMHLTLANLLHEFEIGRPSEELLNMDESFGITILKKTPLEVVLSPRLPNQVYE from the exons ATGGAACTTACTCACAGCTCAGCTGCAACCTTCGcccttctcctttttctctaTGCTCTCTTTCGTATTGCATTTCGGAGACCCCGCGCTCATTCTAGAAACAACACACTTCCACCTGAAGCCGGTGGTGCTTTGCCACTGATCGGCCACCTCCATAAACTAGGTGCAACAAAGCCAACTCACTTAACCTTGGCCAAAATGGCCGACGCCTACGGACCTATTTTTACCTTAAGATTGGGCATGAACACAGCCCTTGTCGTGAGCAGTTGGGAAATAGCGCGAGAGTGCTTCACCACAAACGACACAATCTTCGCCTCCCGCCCAAAGGGTTTAGCCTCAGAGCTGCTCGGCTACAACTACACAGTGTTGTCGATTAGCCCCTACGGTCCATACTGGCGCCGTGTCCGCAAAATAGCCACGCTTGAACTCCTCACCAATCACCGCCTCCACCAGCTCCAGCACATTAGAATATCCGAGGTTCGAAGTTCGATCAAGAAACTGTATGAATTAAATAAGCGATCAGGTGGGAGAGTGAGGGTTGAGATGAGGGCGTGGTTTGGGGATGTAAGTTTGAATACAATATTTAGGATGGTGGTGGGAAAGCGATTCAGCACTGTTTTCGAAGGCAGTGGTGCGGAGCAGTACCGAGAGGCGTTCAGGGATCTTTCTGAACTGTTTGGAGCATTTGTTCCTTCAGATTCGTTTCCGTTTCTAAGTTGGTTGGATTTGGGAGGTTATAAGAAAGCCATGAACAAGACCGCCAAGGTGGTTGACCAGATGGTTACTAAATGGATCAAAGAGCAtcgagagaagaaaaagagtccGGGTGAAGGTGGAGTGGAGACAAAGGAACAAGACTTCATGGATGTCATGCTTTCAACCGTCGACGATCAAGAGTTCTGTGGTTTTGATGCGGACATGGTCACCAAAGCTACTTGTTTG ATGATGATATTGGGTGCATCCGACACTACAACCGTTACTATGACATGGGCTCTTTCTCTACTCCTCAACAACCAACCAGCACTCAACAAGGCCCAACTTGAATTAGATGAAAAAGTTGGAAGATCAAGACAAGTAAAAGAGTCTGATGTCAAAAATCTACCATATCTCCAAGCCATTGTGAAGGAGACGATGCGTTTGTATCCTGCAGCGCCGTTATTAATCCCTCATGAATCTGCAGAAGATTGTACAGTTTCAGGCTATCATATCCCTGCAAGGACACGCCTCATAGTGAATGTtcaaaaactacaaaaagacCCACGTGTATGGGAGGCTCCTTGTGAATTTCGTCCGGAAAGATTCTTAACCAGCGACACAAAGTTTGACATGAGAGGGCAAAATCAACAACTAATGCCTTTTGGGTGTGGTCGAAGGATTTGTCCGGGAATCTCATTTGCTCTTCAACTTATGCATCTTACTCTTGCAAACCTACTtcatgaatttgaaattggtAGGCCATCGGAAGAGTTACTCAATATGGATGAGAGTTTTGGAATAActattctta